From one Thermatribacter velox genomic stretch:
- a CDS encoding sugar ABC transporter substrate-binding protein, whose amino-acid sequence MKKLLVVSVVLVLFFAFSSVAWAQNQLRVMWAEYDGLTPEYAENLEKAFEKAYPDIDLVIISTPWNEFHDRLITYVAGGQPPDLSVIGTRWLLELLDMGVIEPIEKWLSEDLKNNIDPALLEGKVRGVLYGLPVAAGTRLMYYRSDIIDKPPETFEEMLQIALKINDPENKFYAVGMIGQKYVELTEYAYYLFGNGGYFFEILPDGSYGKCTVNDEAGVGALAFMNDLVNKYKVTQPGVTAYKRDEVQNLFISGNLGIILSGGFTATLLEQHNVPFKWDVAPMPHFEGKPQSTLIVTDSIVMFKDSKVKEAAGKFLDFFYSDEWRLEFDKLVGFPPVTKSLANHPYFQKPVYKVMIQQIPNAKGWPLMPEWPECNDIIWSNIEATFLGQKTPQQAMDDAAAEIDALRGF is encoded by the coding sequence ATGAAGAAACTTTTAGTTGTGAGTGTAGTGCTTGTGCTGTTCTTTGCTTTTTCCTCGGTGGCGTGGGCTCAGAATCAGTTGAGAGTAATGTGGGCGGAGTATGATGGTTTAACGCCTGAATATGCAGAAAATCTTGAAAAAGCTTTTGAAAAAGCTTATCCGGATATCGATCTGGTGATAATATCTACTCCCTGGAATGAATTCCATGACCGGTTAATAACTTATGTGGCAGGAGGACAACCCCCTGATCTTTCGGTTATCGGTACCAGGTGGTTGCTGGAGTTGCTAGATATGGGCGTTATCGAACCCATAGAAAAGTGGTTGAGTGAAGATCTGAAAAACAATATTGATCCAGCTTTGTTGGAAGGCAAAGTGAGGGGAGTTCTTTATGGCTTACCCGTAGCAGCGGGCACACGTCTTATGTATTACCGTTCTGACATTATTGACAAACCTCCTGAAACCTTTGAGGAGATGCTCCAGATTGCCCTAAAGATCAACGATCCCGAAAATAAATTTTATGCAGTGGGTATGATAGGTCAAAAGTATGTTGAGCTCACTGAATACGCGTATTATCTTTTTGGTAACGGAGGCTATTTCTTCGAAATTCTTCCTGATGGAAGTTACGGAAAATGTACCGTTAACGATGAAGCTGGTGTCGGGGCCTTAGCATTTATGAATGACCTTGTAAATAAGTATAAGGTTACACAACCAGGAGTTACGGCTTATAAGCGAGATGAAGTCCAGAACCTGTTCATTTCGGGTAACCTGGGTATCATTCTTTCAGGTGGCTTTACTGCAACGTTGCTTGAACAGCACAACGTTCCTTTCAAATGGGATGTAGCTCCTATGCCTCACTTTGAAGGCAAACCGCAAAGCACCCTCATTGTTACCGATTCAATCGTGATGTTCAAGGATTCTAAGGTCAAGGAAGCAGCTGGAAAGTTCCTCGATTTCTTCTATTCCGACGAATGGCGTTTAGAGTTTGACAAGCTGGTAGGATTCCCACCCGTGACCAAATCTCTGGCCAATCACCCGTATTTCCAGAAACCCGTTTATAAAGTTATGATTCAACAAATTCCCAATGCTAAAGGATGGCCACTTATGCCCGAATGGCCTGAATGTAATGACATTATTTGGAGCAACATAGAAGCCACTTTCTTGGGTCAAAAGACTCCGCAGCAAGCCATGGATGATGCTGCTGCAGAAATTGACGCTCTGCGAGGTTTCTAA
- a CDS encoding sugar phosphate isomerase/epimerase family protein, producing MKKGINQWSFPQDMPVLEVLQRASKYRFQGVELCPDEDGIFPIKTNSEELKRIGNLASDLGIEICSLATGLLWKYNLASNDPSKREKAKDVIKYLIEMAAQLGASSVLVIPGYVNVPWDPSSEIVHYQDALERVWESLGAMIPYAQSANVVLGIENVWNKFLLSPLEFAYFVDHFNSPFVKAHFDTGNVLVFGYPEQWIEILGKRIVKVHIKDFKLNVGNINGFCLPLEGDVSWPSVMKCLRNVGYDGYLIAEFIPPYRFHTEALLANISFNLDCIIGMV from the coding sequence ATGAAAAAAGGTATTAATCAATGGTCTTTTCCGCAAGATATGCCTGTTTTGGAAGTGCTTCAACGTGCTTCGAAATATCGGTTTCAGGGTGTGGAATTATGCCCCGATGAAGACGGAATTTTTCCTATTAAAACTAATTCTGAAGAACTCAAAAGAATTGGGAATCTTGCTTCGGATTTGGGTATAGAAATTTGTAGTTTAGCCACAGGATTGCTTTGGAAGTATAATCTGGCTTCGAATGATCCTTCCAAGAGGGAAAAAGCCAAAGATGTGATCAAGTACCTTATTGAAATGGCTGCTCAACTTGGTGCTTCTTCTGTGTTGGTAATTCCGGGGTACGTAAACGTACCATGGGATCCTAGTTCGGAAATAGTTCACTATCAGGATGCATTAGAGAGGGTCTGGGAGAGCTTGGGAGCCATGATTCCATATGCACAGAGTGCAAATGTGGTTTTGGGTATCGAGAATGTGTGGAATAAATTTCTGCTTTCTCCTCTGGAATTTGCTTATTTTGTAGATCATTTTAATAGCCCTTTCGTAAAAGCGCATTTTGATACTGGTAACGTTCTCGTTTTTGGTTATCCAGAACAGTGGATAGAAATCTTGGGCAAACGGATTGTTAAAGTTCATATAAAGGATTTTAAGCTGAATGTAGGTAATATAAATGGGTTCTGTCTTCCGCTCGAGGGCGATGTTTCCTGGCCAAGCGTCATGAAATGTTTGCGAAATGTTGGTTATGACGGCTATTTGATAGCAGAATTTATTCCTCCCTATCGTTTTCACACGGAAGCCTTGCTGGCTAATATATCTTTTAATTTGGATTGTATTATTGGAATGGTTTGA
- a CDS encoding uroporphyrinogen decarboxylase family protein, with product MEPRERIRKVLKREGKVDRIPWSLFFGATPSFTPPFFEKFVAQTGIRDVAEHFDFEVRIAHSEKSDPLYHTTSAHYGLRMLPNGIGREFFTIELPEEVVFSPWGVGVLPWPDDPSCERIFSPLSGECTQREIENYPVPGIDEQSIGIVSKRAWEIRKRGYLSAAYCGSIYEWCHWLRGMEDFMIDLVARPELAGALIEKVASFTFSFARKHAECGVDLLCFYDDYGMQDRLQIPPALWRKFFKPWWQRIIASLRRDFPECIFFLHSCGRIEEILPDLIEVGFDVLHPLQPECHDVSGIIKKFGSQISFWGTVSSQHTLPFGRRSDIEAEVKNREQIFKDTPALVISPSNTIGAEVPVDSVIWFIEACQKHSVVS from the coding sequence ATGGAACCTCGAGAACGGATAAGAAAAGTCCTGAAAAGAGAAGGCAAAGTAGACCGTATCCCCTGGAGCCTGTTTTTTGGTGCTACGCCCTCCTTTACGCCTCCCTTTTTTGAGAAGTTTGTTGCTCAGACAGGAATTCGTGATGTGGCTGAACACTTTGACTTTGAAGTACGCATTGCCCACTCTGAGAAAAGCGACCCTCTTTATCACACTACCAGCGCGCATTATGGCTTGCGGATGCTCCCCAATGGTATTGGTAGAGAATTTTTTACTATAGAACTTCCTGAGGAAGTTGTTTTTTCTCCCTGGGGTGTAGGTGTTTTACCTTGGCCAGATGACCCGAGCTGTGAGCGCATTTTCTCTCCCCTCTCTGGAGAATGTACTCAGCGAGAAATTGAGAACTACCCTGTTCCCGGTATTGATGAGCAAAGCATTGGTATAGTGAGTAAACGGGCTTGGGAAATACGGAAAAGAGGCTATCTCTCTGCTGCTTACTGTGGAAGTATCTATGAGTGGTGTCACTGGCTGCGGGGCATGGAAGACTTCATGATTGACCTTGTTGCAAGGCCAGAATTGGCTGGTGCCCTTATTGAGAAAGTAGCCAGCTTTACCTTTTCCTTTGCCAGAAAGCACGCTGAATGCGGTGTGGATTTGCTCTGTTTTTATGATGACTACGGTATGCAGGATCGCCTGCAAATTCCCCCTGCTCTATGGCGTAAGTTTTTTAAACCCTGGTGGCAAAGGATTATTGCTTCTTTACGTCGTGATTTTCCAGAGTGTATTTTCTTCCTGCACTCCTGCGGTAGGATTGAAGAAATCCTTCCCGATCTGATCGAGGTGGGCTTTGATGTTTTGCATCCTCTACAACCAGAGTGTCATGACGTGTCAGGAATCATAAAGAAATTCGGCTCTCAAATATCTTTTTGGGGTACAGTGAGTTCACAGCATACACTTCCTTTTGGCAGAAGATCGGATATTGAAGCTGAGGTAAAAAATAGAGAACAAATTTTTAAGGATACCCCAGCTCTTGTCATTTCACCTTCTAATACGATTGGCGCAGAGGTGCCAGTTGATAGTGTTATTTGGTTTATTGAAGCTTGTCAAAAGCATAGTGTAGTATCATAA
- a CDS encoding ROK family protein: MNLTYQKRVREENLKRAIRFIHRQGTTNRSTLAKVLNLSLSTITTLIAELKDKGLIQEEGLGESIGGRKPAMLHFNKEWGWVIGVKIGVRRLHLGLANLNGELKAKKIAPLISTNPLQVVHQIVEGISDLLRDYSTHRIIGMGVCCPGVIDPEEGEIIRAVNLGWKDVPLRKMLASHFPWPVFVDNSLDTGALGEKWFGVGKDVQDLVYINVGNGVGGNGVGAGIISNGELVEGYRHGAGEFGHTSIDFNGPPCPCGNRGCVELYASAKAVVQKARAYIEKGGKTSILELMSGDSEGLTCEVIDQAARLGDTFALNLWQETGAVLGRAIANLVNLLDPEVVVIGGGLSLAHPIFLETIASVVWETTASLHRRKVEVRKAFFGRDSGLVGAAALTVERIFA, from the coding sequence ATGAATCTCACTTATCAGAAAAGGGTTCGAGAGGAAAATCTAAAAAGAGCTATCCGCTTTATCCATCGTCAGGGAACAACTAATCGTTCTACTCTCGCTAAGGTTTTAAATCTTAGTCTTTCCACGATAACCACCCTGATTGCTGAACTCAAAGATAAAGGCTTGATTCAGGAGGAAGGGTTGGGAGAATCCATTGGTGGTCGGAAGCCTGCCATGCTCCATTTCAACAAGGAGTGGGGCTGGGTGATTGGCGTTAAAATAGGGGTTCGTCGCTTACATCTGGGATTAGCTAACCTGAATGGAGAATTGAAGGCCAAGAAAATAGCTCCCCTGATTTCCACCAACCCCCTGCAGGTTGTTCATCAAATCGTGGAAGGCATTTCGGACCTCTTACGGGACTACAGCACTCACCGCATCATCGGCATGGGTGTTTGCTGTCCGGGAGTTATCGACCCCGAGGAGGGGGAAATCATAAGAGCTGTCAACCTGGGTTGGAAAGACGTACCGTTGCGCAAGATGCTTGCCTCTCACTTTCCCTGGCCGGTGTTTGTGGATAACAGTCTGGATACCGGTGCTCTCGGTGAGAAGTGGTTTGGGGTCGGCAAGGACGTCCAGGACCTGGTTTACATCAACGTAGGCAATGGTGTAGGAGGCAATGGTGTAGGAGCTGGTATCATTTCTAACGGTGAACTGGTGGAAGGATATCGGCACGGAGCTGGAGAGTTTGGGCATACCAGCATCGACTTCAATGGTCCTCCCTGTCCCTGTGGTAACCGAGGATGTGTCGAGCTTTACGCATCAGCTAAAGCGGTGGTGCAAAAGGCCCGGGCCTATATCGAAAAAGGTGGTAAAACCTCAATCCTTGAGCTCATGAGCGGTGACTCGGAAGGACTTACTTGCGAAGTGATTGATCAAGCAGCCCGTCTGGGTGATACTTTTGCACTCAACCTGTGGCAGGAAACTGGTGCTGTTCTGGGTAGAGCGATTGCTAACCTGGTTAACCTTCTGGATCCTGAGGTGGTGGTTATTGGAGGAGGCTTATCCCTGGCACACCCTATTTTCTTGGAAACCATTGCCTCAGTGGTTTGGGAAACCACAGCCTCTCTACACCGCAGAAAGGTGGAAGTTAGAAAGGCCTTTTTTGGGCGTGATTCAGGTCTGGTTGGTGCTGCTGCATTAACTGTGGAACGTATTTTTGCTTGA
- a CDS encoding ABC transporter permease — translation MKEHEYLHNKSQPVEDVVSPSKRISVFRSQTFFLMVVIVILSVLFGTLNPRFLSQGNLLAVFQQIAVLGIATMSMTLLLISGGIDLSIGSMIGLSGVVICKMVMAGISPFWAILAGFLLPIGCGLINGVIVSKSKCVPLIVTLGMSYVYYGLALVISGGLFLSLRGHFTFLGRGRFLGIPVSVMVLFVVVLVVHFMLRNTKFGRRLVVMGGNEQVAFLSGINVDRLKIASYTLSGVLIGLASLVLISRLGNILANAGEGYELRALASAIIGGVTFEGGRGSVLGAFLGVVLLGIVQNGLNILNVSSYFQTFTVGLIIVVAVVVSNLEKLRRR, via the coding sequence GTGAAAGAGCATGAATACCTGCATAATAAAAGCCAACCTGTGGAAGATGTGGTTTCTCCGAGTAAAAGAATTTCAGTATTCCGCAGCCAGACCTTTTTCTTGATGGTGGTTATTGTTATTCTTTCGGTACTTTTTGGAACCTTAAACCCTCGGTTTTTGAGCCAAGGAAATCTCTTAGCGGTCTTCCAACAGATCGCAGTTTTGGGTATAGCCACCATGTCTATGACTTTACTTCTTATTTCCGGGGGAATTGATCTTTCTATTGGTTCCATGATTGGCTTAAGCGGAGTGGTTATTTGCAAGATGGTTATGGCTGGGATATCTCCCTTTTGGGCGATTCTGGCAGGATTTTTGCTCCCCATAGGATGTGGGTTAATCAACGGGGTTATTGTTAGTAAAAGTAAATGTGTTCCTCTAATCGTCACGCTGGGCATGAGCTATGTTTATTACGGTCTGGCTTTAGTTATATCTGGTGGCCTTTTTCTTTCTCTCAGAGGGCATTTTACTTTTCTGGGGCGTGGAAGATTTTTGGGGATTCCTGTGTCAGTAATGGTCCTTTTCGTGGTGGTTTTAGTGGTTCATTTTATGCTGCGCAATACCAAGTTTGGCCGTCGGTTAGTAGTTATGGGTGGTAACGAGCAGGTTGCCTTCCTTTCTGGCATCAATGTAGACCGCTTGAAAATTGCCAGCTATACTTTGAGTGGTGTATTGATAGGGTTGGCTTCCCTGGTGCTGATTTCCCGCTTGGGAAATATCCTGGCTAATGCAGGAGAAGGTTATGAACTTCGAGCTCTGGCATCAGCCATCATCGGTGGTGTTACCTTTGAAGGAGGTAGAGGTTCGGTTCTGGGTGCTTTTCTGGGCGTTGTACTGCTTGGAATTGTCCAGAATGGTCTCAACATTCTCAACGTTTCTTCCTATTTTCAAACCTTTACTGTTGGTCTCATTATAGTCGTTGCGGTGGTGGTCAGTAATCTGGAAAAACTCAGGAGAAGGTAA